Below is a genomic region from Henckelia pumila isolate YLH828 chromosome 3, ASM3356847v2, whole genome shotgun sequence.
agtgatccaagtaagatattTGGATATAGCTAAAGGATTCCAGCTACAATATTACTAGCAACTATAATTTTTAGCAGAATGATACAAGTTTGATCTCGTTAATGATGTGTTTTTGGATTTAAGTTGTTCTTGTTCTACTTTAGTTTCTTGAAGAAGAATCATTGACAAGTGTATTTTTATGTTAGAATAGAAGTGGATTTTGACGAGGGTGGCATGAGGGACATGCCACCAACTAGGTGGGGTAAATTAGATGTGTGATTGAGAATTAATTCTGCTGGACATGTATGTATTTCTGTTGTAAAGATTTTATTCTGTTCTTCTCGCAAGATGTATGTATTGTTTCtccttttttaaatttttttgtatttaagtATACATCTGCTCTGATGGGTACCAGGAGGTAAGATCTGCTAGAAAAATTCGTCTATATAAGACTGGGAAATTGACTGATCAAGTATGTCTTTTATATGTTCAGAGTTTCTCAGGATCCAACATAAACGAGTGATACATGTAACTATTTCAATGAAATGATCCGATGGCGAATACGGTACGGTATAATCTCGGGTCAGAAATGTTCAAGCTCAACTAATCAAAACAAGATAATCATGAAGGAACATACTTTCAATCAACAcacaatcttttttttttttttttgttctgtaCTTGCTTTACACTGGAACATTGAATTGTATTATATGTTAGCAAATTCATAAGTAGATTATTAAAGCCAAGTCCGAAAAACATAGTAAAGCTACAAAGCATGAATAGCAGATtcactcaatcaatcaacatcTAGAAATAAAACTGAAATCAAATGGATATCGGAAACCGAGATATGTTTTGAGACAATCTGATCACATACACTACTACTTCACTATCGCATATGGCTGGAGCTCGGATCTTCCTCGGAGATTCATAGAACAAGAACCAGGCAACATACATCTAAACTATTTTCATGTAATTTCACTTGATCCTCAAATTCAGAAGTAGGACCAACATTTAGCTCCTGGTCAAGAAACAAAAACGGCTGGTTAAGTTTTTTCAAGAAACTACAAGACAGGAAATTGTATATTCTTCAATGCAGTGTGTAAACGATGATGTATTTTGCCAGTTTGTTTAAAGGAGGCCAAGTAGATATAGAAATTACCAAAATCTGTCCCTCGAGTGGGGATTGGCTATATGGATCCCATCCTTATGCCAGCATCCTGACTTTGAGGCAGGAATCCATCGTTAGCTTTAGAATAGCTAACGTAAAAAAGCTCAGAAAATATGCCAGTAAAGATGATGAAGGCTGCTCCCGCTCCAAAAACTCCCTTTCTCAAAGTTTCACACGACGGAGGATTGTCAGACAACAAGGTCCTGTACTTAGTATGGTATGCATTTCTCACCGAACCAGCTAACAAACACACCTCCGCAATGAAAAATGTCACCCTGTAATATCAACAACAACATCATATAAATATGTGAGACCAAATGCTGTGAATGCATTTTGGGTCATAGTTAATAGAGGGGCAAGGTGCATGATGACAATGGATATCGTAGAGCTAAGGTGCAGGATGCAAAGCAAGACAAGCCTTCTGTCGAAGTTAGGACACACGTAGAGAGTGCTCATTAGCATCTAAgatctttaaatattttaatgtgtAACCTTATGTAAGGTTCCAAACTATTGAACTTATTCATTAGTTTAGATGAAATAATACATTGGCATCACTTTGCCTTCTCGAGTTACATGCTGAATGCAGAATTGAAAGGAAAAAATATACCAGCAGGTGATGAAAAAGGCGACTGCTTGTGCCCTTGAACGACTAGGACGAAGAGCTCTCCCACAACACAAGCATCTACTTAAGGCCATAATCAGTACCTGACTAGCCATTAGGAGCAGAAGTGATCCCACACCCAAACCAGTTGCTATGTCTGAATCATAGACACAATATTTAGAACTTGGATTTGTTTCAATCTTGGCCTGTCAAGATGACAAAAACACTGCATTAGCGCTGCCGTGTGAAACGAATTTTAGATTGAGTGAAGTTGTTACAAAGGATGATTGAATACAATCAAGTATTCAAGAACTTCGAGCAAGGAAGCAtccaaatattaataaaaaaaatttcaaagtgATTTATAGACTACAACTCTACAAGTGTTCCTTCGCGCCCCAAAGAATGAATATCTACGATCAAGCATTTAAGAATTTTGTGACCGTTCAcattgaaagaaaaaaattagCAAATTCCCTCGTATTTCGAAGGATGATTAGATACAAAATGCATTACTTCCAAAATTGTTGAGCGGAAACTATCTTGAAGGGTAATCTAGACAAAGTGAATTCCCACATGTTTTAAAGGGCGTCAAAAATTCAAGAACATGCCACTCCGATCAGAAAAACCAACTCCGTACTCCAAGAAAATCCCAAACCAAACTACTCTCTATATTACCCCAAGAATGTTATAGATGAAACAAAAAACCCGAaatctcttcttttcttctgttcTGCTGATATAACTCGAGTAGGAGTAGGGGGGCTGAACAAAGAGCTCTTTGTATAGGTTGGGTTTTCGGGGCCGCTCACGTTTTCTGACATTGAATACGCGAATTTTTTGAAAAGGTCGATTTTCGGTATCAATTGCCGGATGAATTCAGTGACAGCCAAAGAAAGGAATTACAAACCAGTGTCCCCGATTCCTCTTATTGGAGAACTAGTCTAGTAGAAAGAATATTAACCGGCGAATTCTGATTTCGAGCTAACTGTAGCGGATTCAATGGCAGCAGAGTCGTGAACAGGAAAAGCTTCGTTCTTTTAACATGTAATTACCAAACCAACATATGACAACTGTACACTCAATTTTACTTTACAACTTCGAAAATCAAGCCACAAATCAATTTAGCGTTTCTCTGCAAGCATCTGAACATTATTTTTCTTGAAATAAACAAACAAGAGCTGAAATTTCATTAACGATCGACCAAATCATTCCCAGcacaaagcaaaaaaaaaaaaaaaaacagcgaATCTGCATAAAATTCACATAAATCTCACGAAGTAAACACATCAAATCCGAACCCACATGCACGAGACGATCTAAAACTAAAGAAAAAGATTACACAAAATTGTACTCACGGAAGACCTGCGTTGCTCAGCGGCAACAGCAAGTGCAAAAGCAATCAAATCAAGAACAAAAACCACCACCAACACCAACGTCGAAGCCATCACGAAATCGAACTCTTTCCCTATAATCCCAACTTCTCCCACTTCCTCCAGAAGCAAAACAGTGCAGGGAAGCGCAAGATCAACAGCAACAGAGGCAGAGTAAGAGGAAAAGATTCAAGATTTTCACAAACTACGCAAAAGCGGCGAGTATTACTCTCTACAGGTTAGCGTAaacacaacacaacacaacacaacacaacacaacacgGGTAAAGTGTGGGAATATGGGTTGGAAGTTCCTTTTACTCTCTCACAGAGAAACGAGAAAGAAATCCAAGGAGATTGCGTGCTAAACAATATATACATACcgctttaattatattttgtattaGCGATTActaatataatatatgcaaGCGTTGAAATGGATACGACATTTTCTTATATTTTCTTACCAGTAAACCTtgataccatattttcttatatgGAAATAAGATATATTTTCTCCCTATACAGTAGTTAAAAACAGGTAAATGATGTAATTGGAGGCAAATTTTATAAATCAACCATTATTATCTTATTTGACAATAAATGTTATACAAGGTTACGTATTagttttgaaattataaaaatatatttgagagtTACAGACACTTTATTATAACTTCGAATTTTATAAGTTCCAGCTTTAATTTAGTTTTATGTAATCTATTTCActatagaaaataaaaataataataaatgaaacTCTTGGCAACTATATGATATAAGTAAGTGTTTTCAAATCGGACCGGCCGATTCGACTGAATACGGTCACATGTCTGGTCCGAAACACaccaaaaatcattttaatgaTCAAACCGTTCAGAACCAGTCAAAATTGGTCAAGAACCCGTCGAGAACCGGAAAACCTGTTCGGtttctgaatttttatttttttttgaaaatttattttttagttttaaaatgtaaaatttaatattatatatatatatacataattatttgaaatttatatttcattaaaatattatttactaatactatattttttaaaattaattattttattatatttaaaacatgcatacaataattgatatttttaatatatgtatatatttatttagttttcaagccatgataaatatattttgtccTTTTATAAACATCTTTTgggttttttaaatttaaaatatattattcattatattatattatataaacaattTTCTGATTCGACCGTCTGGTTGAAATTATTCGATCGATTGAACTGTTTTTTTAAGATAAATCGGTTCGATCAACAATCCGTCTATAAAAACATTGTTATAAGATGAGtgtagaaatatatatatatattagtacaAGTATGAAAtggttttataatttaaaaataacatgcaaacatatGTATAACGATTATagcatttttttattatcttatgtcaaattattaattaacataaaaataaggTATAAATTACCTATTTCTACGTTAATAATAATAGACCCAAAAACTGAAACTACACCATCACGAAACTGAACCAAAAAATATCAAGTTGAATAAAATTCGTTGCAAAGAAAACTTTCCCCCCTTAATTCAAGGCTtgtttttcatatttttcaaaGCTATAAAACACAATTGAgatttacttttattttttaaaaaagattatGCAGAGGAAGGTTTATTTGTCTAGAACACTTTTGTCTCAcccatttatttttcttatcaaACAGTTGTATATATTAGAAATCACAATCGCAAATGAAAAGGTATATACATAGAAAAAAACCTTTATACACAAATATCCAAGTACGCGACTACGCGTATTGGAAAAATGTGATCAAATCGAGACTTGACTACATTATTGTCCCCTTCCCAAAGGAAAAGGCAAGAAACGAGAAATAACATCAATAACACACGTGTCAAGTATGATACCATAGGGCATTGCCCTCCATCTAAGATAAATGCTAACACATCAAAACTACACAAAATTTAGAGTTCTGTATGTAACCTTCATGCGCCTAGAACTGCATATATAATCATGGAAGAGGATTCGCCTCTTCGAATCGCCATTTAATATTATCATCTGCTAACAAGAAATGAATCACCAGGAGATCTCAGGGTATGTTTTACTACATAAAATCGAAAGATCCACTCTTTAATCGCTCCATACGAGCCTGGAGGCCGGACAACGCCTTCTCATCCATAGGAAGGATACCGCTCTGCGTAGGATTATTGGCACTGTGCCCTTCCGCCCCATATGGATGGCTAACATTTCCATTCACTTGTACCAGTGGTCGGTTCCTTGGCTCAGGATTCACTTGAGCTGCTGCCAATTGGATACTCTTCATTCTTTCCCTGATCGCATCCAATGTACCATTTGTAACTGCAGTTAAAGTAAATTATAAGGCGATCTTATTCTCACTGAAGCACGATTTGGCCATGCTCATAACTAGGATGCCAAAAAACCATATAGCTAGTCCACTTTTCAAGCCACttagaatttttatttgttttccaCAAGCACAAGCACAAGCTGAGCGCTAACACGCTCAAACACACTTTCATGCctgaattatttaattcaaatttactaataaaatgtaaatgatACATTGACTTCGACCCATATTTAAACATTTGATtcataaaattcaataattaaattaaaaccaCATGAATCAAGTTAGAATTCGAATTTCACACATAACAGCTTATTTTTTGAGCTTTGAGCAGggctaaaaaaaattcaagctcAGGCTTGAATTTGAGAAAATGAGCAGAATTCCATTCGTTcataaaaaattgaagaaagGCTATATACCTGATGGTAATATGTCATTTCTTGACTCATCTAAATGCTGGAATACCAATTGATCAGATGTGGGACCTCTTGGTGAGACGGTATTAACAGGCCGATCATCAGCGTATGATGGTGGTAGAGTGAAGTTTGTGGGTTCGATTCTTGTATTTGTATTCATTGAATCATTTAATGAATTTGTATTTATAGGAGACAGAGCTCCAAATCTTGGAGAAGGGTTGAGTGTCACTGGGGGAGGAGTGGACAGGGGTACACTCGAAGGCGTCCTTCCCGCGGCTGCATTTCTCTCCATCTGCCAGAGAATGAGACTACACATCACAAAACGAtgtttaaacaatatttttaaataccttcttttagaaaaaaatgaagaaaaccTGTGATAAACCATCTCTAATGTAAGTTCGAAACGCGTCGCTGGCATTTTGCAGTTGAGAGAAAATATCAACCTGCGAGCAGAGTTAGAGATTGTAGTCaaacaaaatttgaaataaattataGAGTTAAAGGGAGATCTCTACGTAACTAATGTATGACAGACTAGAAGTTTTTTTCTGGTGTTGCAAACAATTTACCTGAGGATAGAGTTGTGTAATGCGATATAGTTCGTACAAACCAATTGAGCTAGTTTGTTTGTCACCAATTTTCTTAAATATTGCAGCCAATTCTTGCTGTTACACACGCACCAAGAGTTATATTGGAAAATACATGAGCAAAATAAAGGAGAAACCAACACGAAAAACATGGCTCGAGATCAGGTACCTTCAATTGAGCATCTGCAGAGTGCGTTGCAGGTGCTGAGTTATTGGCTGTCGAATCAGTCCAGTGAGTTTGCCCAAGAGGCCCAGATGGTGTCAACATTCTAGCAGCCGCCAAAGTCTGTAGAGATAACTTACAAATTAGTTGAAATGTTCAGGAACCGTATTATGAAGAGTATTCCATACATACTTGAAGATTAAGATCGATATAGGCCAGAATAATAGGTTGAGGTTGCATGTCTATCGGTACTAAGGAAAGGTGACCCTTTATGGCAGTTCCACGAAGCTTAACAAGCTCATGCATAACAGTTTTTACCATGCGAAGTGGTTTGTCATCAGCCCCAGCTCTACAGTAAATTCATTAGGCAAAGAGTAGTAAGAATTTGAGTGTGTGTAAACAATATACATTGGCTCACCCATAACATAATCAGCAAGCTAGGAAAACATGTTTTTGATTTAAGAGAGAAGTTAGCACCTCTTCCGTATTTCATCCATTCCTAGTTCTTGTAGATATATATGGATACTTTGAAGTATGCGATCAAGGTCTATGTCATATATTGTACTTTGCAACacctataaatataataaagtGATGCAGATAAATCACCAGGTTTCAAACAAATAAGTACATAAACTATGTTTTCTGATGATCAAGAACATTAGTTTTGCTAGTCATGAAATATTTGATGCAAGAGAGCCGTTCATGACAGATGCTAAAATCACCAAATTAAACAACAAACATCACCTTAGTAAGTTTGATTAAACATTTAACAACCAAATCAGAAAATTTCTGATTTCTAATTACAAGTGACTCGTTTGCTGCTGGAGATGGCCATCTTGATGGATCAAGTGGTAGCAAGAGATTTATAAGCACGACAAAGGATGAAGTACGGTCGGCATTATCCTGAAGATCAAATATTAAGTATTTTAAGAAAACCTGCTTTTGCCTAGTAGATGAACTTTATTATCAAGGTTTACCAGAATCTTCAACATCAGAATATTCAGTGCTCTCAAAAGTTGACTGCCATCATCCATCTGTGGAACCCTTTCGTCCAAAAGCCAAAGCAACAGTTCTGTAATGAGACTATCAAGAGTGCTTTCCTTGACAGCTTGAGCAAGTGTCTTGTTCTGAAAAATCTGCATCAACAAGTGCAAAATGATTGATCTCTTTCCTGTCTCAATTTTCAGTTTTCTAAATTCAACGGTTCATATTTATTCACTCAACCAAGACAAAAACAGGAACGACGTGCAAAATTATGAAGACAAAGGAGAGCCTCTACCTGCATGAGAGTGTTCAGGACATATTTACAAGACCTTGATGAGGCACCATTGAGACTAAAGTCAAAAGTCTTCACTATCTGAAACAAAATATAAGAGATGTTCACATGGAATAAAAATAGGAGGCCCTGCCAAAAAAGGAAATAAACAAGGTGATTGCCTTTTTTGCTAAGCATGAGACCAGTCTATCAGCATCTTTCACTATATCGCCCATACTGCTGCCTTCAGGATCAGCAGTTGCCTGTGCCAATTCATGGCACACAACTTTCATTCCTTCAACAGACTGTAGACAAAATTGCAATTCATGAGTAAGATATATACTATACCTCAACTATTAAATGCTGTCAAAATTCAGATTGTACAGTCATGTAATCTAGATTACATCTTATATGCAGTGGGTCAAAGTTGACATTCTATCTAAGAGATTGTAGGCTCAATTAACTTAAAGGTACTTGATGCAGATGTTAAAAGAAACAAGAAAAGGCTAGGGTAATTTTTTGAAGCCGAATGCACAAATGACCGTAGCAATGCACTCCCAAATTAACATTCAAGGTACTCAAACATAAGAACCCAAAACAAACCTGCTCAGGTGAACCATAAGATATGATATCCAAAGCTTCATTCCAGTCTGTGGGACCCACACCAGAATATGTTTGATGGATTTGAAGTTTCTCTGCTTGAACTTCATGATGACCATAACTCTCCCTAGtatacaaaaaattaattataaagcAAACAACCAGTGTTTATTAAGAATATGAAGTGCTCAAGGTGAAGTGAATGATTATGTGTATCCTCCTTCAGATTGACCAAGATGAATAAAATCAGATACCTGTTTAATATTGGGACAGCCACAGAGCGAGCAACTTCCCCACTTTGCTCAGCTAGATCAGACCTGGAGGTCATCATACAATTACTAAGTTACCACACATAATAGAGTAA
It encodes:
- the LOC140891890 gene encoding uncharacterized protein — its product is MASTLVLVVVFVLDLIAFALAVAAEQRRSSAKIETNPSSKYCVYDSDIATGLGVGSLLLLMASQVLIMALSRCLCCGRALRPSRSRAQAVAFFITCWVTFFIAEVCLLAGSVRNAYHTKYRTLLSDNPPSCETLRKGVFGAGAAFIIFTGIFSELFYVSYSKANDGFLPQSQDAGIRMGSI